A stretch of Microbacterium sp. 4R-513 DNA encodes these proteins:
- a CDS encoding YdeI/OmpD-associated family protein: MRFETTMSQLGNNTGIEVPAEIIEALGGGKRPAVKVSVNGFEYESTVGVMGGRSLIPFSAERRAASGIKGGDPITVDVELDTAPRGVDVPDDLAAALAAAGVREAFDALAPSHRKAHVTSVESAKAPETRTRRIDAVVAKLAG; this comes from the coding sequence GTGCGATTCGAGACGACGATGAGTCAGCTGGGCAACAACACGGGCATCGAGGTGCCGGCCGAGATCATCGAGGCCCTCGGCGGCGGCAAGCGCCCCGCGGTCAAGGTCTCGGTGAACGGGTTCGAGTATGAGAGCACCGTCGGGGTCATGGGGGGCCGATCGCTCATCCCGTTCAGCGCCGAAAGGCGTGCCGCGAGCGGCATCAAGGGCGGCGACCCGATCACGGTCGACGTCGAGCTCGACACAGCACCGCGCGGTGTCGACGTGCCCGACGATCTGGCCGCTGCGCTCGCGGCCGCGGGCGTCCGCGAGGCATTCGACGCCCTCGCGCCGAGCCACCGCAAGGCGCACGTCACGAGCGTCGAGTCGGCGAAGGCACCCGAGACCCGCACGCGGCGCATCGACGCGGTCGTCGCGAAGCTGGCGGGCTGA
- a CDS encoding DUF4383 domain-containing protein — MSSSPNRIVATIFGAVYLLVGLLGFAVTGGVGFISTEGGLLLGIFEVNPLHNVAHLLIGAALLATGLLSVKAAKTTNITIGAVYLLLGIVGFFLVGTALNILALNTFDHFLHLASAIVLLGVGLAADREPQLSGRTA, encoded by the coding sequence ATGAGCTCGTCACCGAACCGCATCGTCGCCACGATTTTCGGCGCCGTCTACCTGCTCGTCGGGCTGCTCGGCTTCGCCGTCACCGGCGGCGTGGGCTTCATCTCGACCGAGGGCGGCCTGCTGCTCGGCATCTTCGAGGTGAACCCGCTGCACAACGTCGCGCACCTCCTCATCGGCGCGGCTCTGCTCGCGACCGGCCTGCTCTCGGTGAAGGCCGCCAAGACGACGAACATCACCATCGGCGCCGTCTACCTGCTGCTCGGCATCGTCGGCTTCTTCCTTGTGGGCACGGCGCTGAACATCCTCGCGCTCAACACCTTCGACCACTTCCTGCACCTCGCGAGCGCCATCGTGCTGCTGGGTGTCGGGCTCGCCGCTGACCGCGAGCCCCAGCTGTCGGGCCGTACGGCCTGA
- a CDS encoding aldose 1-epimerase family protein, giving the protein MARTPVSGIQHTLRSGAYEAVVASVGASLRSLRHEGRDLVVPFDADELRPGYRGTTLAPWPNRVVDGRYSFGGTDHQLPLTEPGRGHALHGLSPWLDFHVTDAGADHVTLSATIEPQAGYPWRVEVTTTYALSADGLTQTVKARNDSGSAAPWGTGPHPYLVAGSSRLDEWTFGLPADDVLLVTDSRLIPTALTPVAEADAARFDYRTPRPLGGVEIDHAYTGLARDDEGLATVTLTDASGTGVAMTWDAACPWVQIHTADLPGGDITPGHRAGLAVEPMTCAPDAYNVDTYDYDAGLVVLEPGEESSASWRISAL; this is encoded by the coding sequence ATGGCCCGCACGCCTGTCTCCGGCATCCAGCACACCCTCCGCTCGGGAGCCTACGAAGCCGTCGTCGCGAGCGTCGGCGCGTCGCTGCGCTCCCTGCGCCACGAGGGGCGCGACCTCGTCGTCCCCTTCGACGCCGACGAGCTGCGACCCGGCTACCGCGGGACCACCCTCGCGCCGTGGCCGAACCGCGTGGTCGACGGTCGCTACTCCTTCGGCGGGACCGACCACCAGCTCCCGCTCACCGAGCCCGGTCGCGGTCATGCCCTTCACGGCCTCTCCCCGTGGCTCGACTTCCATGTCACCGACGCAGGCGCCGACCATGTCACGCTCTCGGCGACGATCGAGCCGCAGGCGGGCTATCCCTGGCGGGTCGAGGTGACGACGACCTACGCGCTGTCGGCCGACGGACTCACGCAGACGGTGAAGGCGCGCAACGACAGCGGCTCGGCGGCTCCGTGGGGGACCGGGCCGCACCCCTACCTCGTCGCCGGTTCGTCGCGACTCGACGAGTGGACCTTCGGGCTTCCGGCCGACGACGTGCTGCTCGTGACCGACAGCCGCCTCATCCCCACGGCCCTCACGCCGGTCGCCGAGGCCGACGCAGCGCGCTTCGACTACCGCACGCCGCGTCCCCTCGGCGGGGTCGAGATCGACCACGCGTACACCGGTCTCGCGCGGGACGACGAGGGGCTCGCGACGGTGACCCTCACGGATGCCTCGGGCACGGGTGTCGCGATGACGTGGGATGCCGCGTGCCCGTGGGTGCAGATCCACACGGCCGACCTTCCGGGCGGCGACATCACCCCCGGCCATCGCGCCGGCCTGGCGGTCGAGCCGATGACGTGCGCCCCCGACGCCTACAACGTCGATACCTACGACTACGACGCGGGCCTTGTCGTCCTCGAGCCCGGCGAGGAGTCGTCCGCCTCCTGGCGCATCTCGGCCCTCTGA
- a CDS encoding SDR family oxidoreductase — protein sequence MARMQRLDVRGRTTVITGAASGMGAEVARELDRRGARLALLDRNADGLRELASSLTGTRHTTHVVDLTDDDAVFALAGGIEASHPHVQALITCAGSSMLGDIDQLTMEEMRWLMEVNLWGTVNVTKALLPALRRAPAAHITHLVSIYGLAAPAGRIPYAMSKYAVRGFTEALRHELEASSVSVGAIYPAGVKTGIILHGRFAAAIEPAVAERVARAGAAMYHTEPADAARRIVDATIARRARTMVGREARLVDVLARVTPNGYWRFMRRALRDTIDTRTPVR from the coding sequence ATGGCGAGGATGCAGCGGCTCGACGTGCGAGGGCGCACGACGGTGATCACGGGGGCGGCGAGCGGCATGGGCGCCGAGGTGGCGCGGGAGCTCGACCGCCGCGGGGCACGCCTCGCGCTCCTCGACCGCAACGCCGACGGGCTCAGGGAGCTGGCCTCGTCGCTCACCGGCACGAGGCACACCACCCACGTCGTCGACCTGACCGACGACGACGCGGTGTTCGCGCTCGCGGGCGGGATCGAGGCATCCCATCCTCACGTGCAGGCCCTCATCACGTGCGCCGGATCGTCGATGCTCGGCGACATCGACCAGCTCACGATGGAGGAGATGCGCTGGCTCATGGAGGTCAACCTCTGGGGCACGGTGAACGTCACGAAGGCGCTCCTTCCCGCTCTGCGCCGCGCGCCCGCCGCCCACATCACGCACCTCGTGTCGATCTACGGCCTGGCGGCGCCTGCTGGGCGGATCCCCTATGCCATGAGCAAGTACGCCGTCCGCGGCTTCACCGAAGCGCTGCGCCACGAGCTGGAGGCGTCGAGCGTGAGCGTCGGCGCGATCTACCCCGCGGGCGTCAAGACCGGCATCATCCTGCACGGGCGCTTCGCGGCGGCCATCGAGCCGGCCGTGGCGGAGCGGGTCGCTCGGGCGGGCGCGGCGATGTACCACACCGAGCCCGCCGACGCGGCCCGCAGGATCGTCGATGCGACGATCGCCCGCAGGGCGCGGACGATGGTCGGGCGGGAGGCCCGCCTCGTCGACGTGCTCGCGCGCGTCACGCCGAACGGCTACTGGCGCTTCATGCGCCGGGCTCTGCGCGACACGATCGACACGAGGACGCCCGTGCGCTGA